The genomic segment CTCGGGCATGGAGAAGATGCTGTTCCTCTGCCGATCGGACTGCCGCTCACGCTGACGGACCCCGGTTTCGTATCTTAGGTAGTCGAAAGGGCCTTCTGTTTATTCAGCCGACTGGCACTTTTATCAATCCATCCGGTCAGCTGATCAGCCGGTAGCCACAATCATTCAGCTGTTCCGGTCAGCCGGTTCACAAAACGATGAGAAATGAGGGAGATACGGTGAAGAGGATCACGATCATGCTGATTTTGCTGATGCTGGTTGCAGGGTGCGCCCCGTCACCCTCCGGCTCTGTCCCTGAATCCCCTCCTTCTGGCGAACCTTCCGAAACCGTCCGTGTAATCCTACGAATCATGGATCATACTGACAAATACAGGTACTACGGGATCAGTGTCAATAAAGTACATCCGGATCCCGGCCAAACCATGGTTTTCCGAATAAAATATATCAAAAAGAAGACAGAAATCCTCCATCTCGATAAGGGAGATCCGTACCGGATTGACCTCGCACCTGCCGTAACCAACCCCATTGACGCCATGAAGGACGGAACATGGCTGAAGAAGAAAATAGAGCAGGCTGACCAGATGGATGAAAAACATGTGCCGATCAGAACCTATATCACACCGGTAAAAGACAATCAGACAGTCACTATCGAAATCAGCTGATATCAGCCATTGAACTTAAAAAGCATGATCAAACAGAAAGGACGGATCAGATGAAAAAATGGAAAACACTGCATTCTGATTATCTGTATAAAACGCCTTATGGGAACCTGAGAACAGATCAGTGCCTGCTGCCGAACGGCATGACCATTAACGATTACCATGTCATGGAATATGACGATTGGGTTAACGGTGTAGTGCTGACAAAGGACGGAAAGCTCGTTCTGGTTGAACAATACCGGCAGGGCGGCGGTGACTTTTTTCTCGAAATACCCGGTGGGAAAATGGAGAAAGATGAATCTTTTGAAGAAGGGATCCTGAGAGAGGTCAGAGAAGAAACCGGATACGCTTCTTCGGCCCGTCCGGTTCTTCTCGGAAACTATATGGTCAATCCGGCAGCTCAGAACAATCGCTTACATATTTACCTGATCCGTGAGGCCGTAAAAACAGCGGAGCAAAATCTCGATCCAACCGAAGACATCGCCATTCATCTCATTGACATTGATCAGCTGGACGACCTGATCCGCGCGCATCGGGTCAGAATCTCCTTTTTTACCGCTGCCGCCTGCGCCATGGCAAGGCCGTTCATCAATCGCTGAAACATCAGATGATATTGTGATTAAGCAAAAATTCCCGGTCGCGCATCACCGACTCATAATCATCGCAGCGGATCAGCCGATGATCTTCCGAGAACACCGCAGCCCGCCGGAAAATCCCTTCGACGTAGGCAAAGTCATGGGTTGAGCAAATGAGGGTTTTCCCGAGCTGATTCAGTTTAATCATAAACTGACGCAGGAAGCGTTTGGATTTTGGATCGAGATGATTCATCGGTTCATCAAAAATATAGACCTGAGGATTAAGTGCTACTACTGCGGCGATGGCGACACGCTTTTTCTCTCCTTCACTCAGGTGGTACGGCGGCCGTTCCGCGAGTCCTGAAATCCCGAGCAGACGCATCGAATCTGCAACTCTTATGTTGACCTGATCTTCGGTAAGCCCCATCTGATCCGGACCAAAAGCAATTTCTTCTTTGACACTGCCACAGAAAAGCTGTGTATCCGGATTCTGAAAGATTAAGCCGATGTGTTTATGAAGCTGCTGCGCGAATCGACGGTCCTTTAGCTTCTTTGCCGTGACCGCTTCTCCATTTAAAAGATATTGACCCTTTTCTGCCGTGATCAGCCCGCCGATCAGCTTCATCAGTGTGGATTTCCCGCTTCCGTTCGGACCGATGAAAGCCACCGCTTCACCGGGCTCGATACGCAGTGACACATCTTTCAGCGCCTCAAACTGATCTGAATAGCGATAAAAGAGATGCTGTAAATCAATCATCATCAATACAGACTCCTTATTTCAAAATAAAAAACAGGCAAACCGAAAGCAGGATAAAGCCGGCGCACAAGCCGTCGGCCAAATGAAAAGCCGGCTTTTCCCGCAACCGGTACGTTCCGGAAAATCCTCTGCAAACCATGGCTCCGTATAGTTCTTCAGCCATTTCCTTCGATTTCAGGAAAAGCGTGCCCGCGATACCCCAGACCGCATGCCTGCCCGAACTCCCGACGGACCGTGCTTTCAGTGCATAAAACAAATGAAGTGTGACTTCAGTCAGAATAAAAATATATTTCAGCGTGACATCAAAGATTAAAATAACTAGATCGGGTATATGGACGATTTTTAACGCACGGACAAGTCCATGCCGGGAGGTGGTCAGGGCAAGCAGACTGGAAAAGGAAACGCTCAGCCAGACCCTGGCGGTGACCAGAAAAATATGTCCGCCGAATCCGAACCACAGGGCGGGAATCAACGTCAACAAAGTAAAAGCGGCGCTGATCAGGCCGAGGGCGAGCACCCGCTTCAGCAGCCACAGCGGCATCATCGACAGAAGGACAAGCAGAATGACCGACATGACCTGAATATAAGCTGCAGTACCCAGAGAAATCAGCAGAATGAGCAGAACCACGGCCGGCAGTTTCACAGCGGGATGAATCTTCTCCGGCAGACTGCCCGTACGCCGCTGATCACGCAGGCTCGCCAGACTGCGGACAAGGTGCGTAATATTCTTTTCCACAAAGGATGTTTTCCCTGAACCGGTGTCGCAGGGCTCATCCTCAGCCAGCCAGTCCGGAAGATTCACCGTTTTCACTGTTCAGCATCCTTTTTCTTATGTATTTTCAGTAACCGGAACACGATCACGAGAACGGCCGTACCGGCAAGGGCGGAGAGTATATAGCCGATGACGTCCGGCAATCCGGAAAAGGTATAATCGGCAAGCGGTGCATGAAAATCAAAACCTTCTGCCATACCGTGCGGCAGATAGCCGAGTGCATTTCTCAGATCATGCCGGCTCCACTCACCCCAGGCATCCGCTGCTGCCAGCAAACCAAGCGGCGTCAAAAGGATTATGGTCATAAGAGCGACCATCAGTTTTCCCGCAGGCAGCACCTGTTTCTGACTCAGCATCGCCGGCGATACCTTCTTCAGAAAGGAAAGAACGCCTGCCGTGAAGGCGATTTCCGCCGCGCCGGCAACGGTCAGGGACGGGATCAGCATCGCCGGGACGGCAATCTCCGGCGGGTAAGGCGCATACAGCGGCAGGCCCCGGGCATCGGAGAAAAGCAGCGGCTGAACACCAAACTCAATACCGGCAAACAGAGAGGCCAGGTTGAGCGCCACCCAGGAAGCGACGGCAGCAGAAAGAATATTCCTGCGTGTCAGTCTGAGCAGCATGCGGTAAAAGGCATAGCCGGCATACGGCATCACAAAAGCCATGTTGAATAAATTGGCGCCCAGGGCGAGAAGCCCCCCGTCCCCAAAGAACAAGGCCTGAATGAGCAGGGCGGCGGAAAGGGCCAGGCAGGCCGCCGCAGGGCCAAGCAGAATAGAAAGAAGCGTCCCGCCGACCGCATGTGCAGTGGTCCCCCCGGGCACCGGAATATTGAACATCATAACAAGGAAGGAAAGTGCTGCGCCGACCCCGATCAGCGGGACACCGCCTGCCTGTACTTTTTTTCTGACACGCCGGATGGATACGGCAAGCACAGGAACCATTGCTGCCCCCATCACAAGACATGTTTCCGGGCTCAGATAATTGTCCGGAATATGCATAGACGACTCCTCCTCCGAAAAAAAACCGCGGAAGCCGAACATCCTCTCAAGCAGGATGCACATCAGCCTTCGTGGCTCATCTATTATCTATTTTCATGATCATTCAGGAAATTTTCATCAGGCTTTCGTAGTCTGCGACATTAATCATAAACAGGTTTCTGGTTTTTGTAAACCCTTTCTTTTAAACGTTCACTTTTTCTCCAACTTTTGCGGCAATCGCCTCATAAAGTCTGTCAATCCCCTCACCGCGCAGGCAGGAGGTCCGAAATACCTTTGCATCACCGTTCAGTCCGTTCACATCCGTTTCTACCTGTTGATCGTTGAAATCAAAGAAACGCATCATATCCCATTTATTCAGGACAACCAGGTCGGCTTTTGAGAAGAGAAGCGGATATTTTACCACTTTGTCGTCCCCTTCAGGGATACTGACCAGAGCTATTTTCATATCCTCGCCGACTTCAAACTCGGCCGGGCAAACCAGATTTCCGACATTTTCAATAAAAAGCACATCAATATCATCCAGATCAAAATAATCAAGCATCTTTTTCATGGACATGGCTTCAATATGACACGCCCCGTTTGTATTCAGCTGTACGACCGGAACACCCAGGGCATCCAGCTTTTCTGCATCAATCTGACCGGCGATGTCCCCTTCGATTACCGCCACCTTATAATGTGGCTGCAGTTTCTCAATCAATTGAATGATCAGACTCGTTTTACCGGCGCCTGGTGCAGCCATCATATTGATGGCATAAATCTTTTTTTCTTTTAAAATGCTTTTTACTTCATTACTGCAGTCTTCATTCCACTCCAGAAGCTGCCTGACTACCTTAATGGTATTCATGATCCGCCACCCCTCCACTGCTTCGGGAAATCTCTCGCATTCTATTATATAATATTCAGAGACAGACGTTAGAAAAATTTCAACCAGGCTGAAAGGAATTGTTTATGAAAATTGCTGTACTGGATGGTCAGGGCGCAGGGCTTGGCCAGTCGATCATCAAAAAAATCAGGCAGGAGCTGCCGCAGAACACATCCATTATCGCCATTGGTACAAATACCTTTGCCACATCAAAAATGGTTCGGGCCGGAGCAAATATTGGTATCAGCGGTGAACAGGGCTTCTGTGCCTTCTGCCACAGAGAGTCGATCGATGGCATCATTGCACCGATCGGTATGATTCAGCCCGGTTCGATTCACGGCGAGGTCACCCGCCGTATCGCCCATACCTTTTCTGATCTTACCTGCCAAAAATACCTGCTGCCGATGCATCATAAACAGGTGATGATTCCCTGCACCGGGAAAATTCCGATTAAAGAACTGATACAGGCAGTCATTGAGGACCTGAAACAAAAAAGCAGGGAATCTCCTTGCTGAAGCGATCAGAAGCTCTGTCCATACCCCATCTCAAGGTACCGTTTCGCCTGTTTCATGTAGTGTTCAGCATCATATTTCAAATAAGCGGCATTTTCCTCTGTCAGTTCACGCCGCTTTTTTGCCGGCACGCCGGCGACAAGTGTCCCTGCCTCAACCACCTGATTTTCCAGTACCAGTGCACCGGCAGCAACAAGCGCTCCTTTTTTAACCACGGCTCCATTAAGAATTGTCGCTCCCATGCCGATCAGCGCTCCGTCTTCTACCGTACACCCGTGCAGGGTCACATTGTGGCCTACCGTCACATGTTTTCCCACCCTGACCGGATCAGATGTATCCACATGAACGACGCTGCCGTCCTGAATATTCGAACCTTCACCAATAAAAATACCGGACTCGTCCCCACGAAGAACCGCATTAAACCAGACAGATGCGCCGGCTGCGAGTTCTACCTGACCGATCACCTGTGCTCCCGGTGCGATAAAGGCAGACGGATCAATGCGGGGCACATACTCACCATATTGATTCATCACGGATCACCTCATTTTTATTTGATAACGTTTACACCCCTTATTATGCCACAAGTTAGCAAATAAGGAACGCGGTTTGTATGGCTTCGATTTCAATCGTTCTTGTCAATCCCTCTATAAGCGGTAGAATAAAGGATGTAAGCGATGCAGTGACGACCCGAAATTACATTCGGGAGCAGGGAGGCGTGGTGTCATGACATTGCTGCAGGATGGAATCACTTTTTTAAATTTTGACGGGACATATGAATACCAGCATCGTCTGACAAGGCATCTTTCTCATCAATGGATTGATTTCAGGACTTTGCGTGGAACCAGCCTGTACTGCTCGCCGGAAGCCTTTTGTGCGATCCGGCGGAAGCTCGCTGCTCATCCCGGCCATGGCCTGACCTTTATCGGAAGCGGCAATTACCATTATGTGGCACTGGCACTGATGGAGGAGCTGTCGCAGCCGTTCACTCTGATCCTGTTTGATCATCACACCGACCTGAATGAAGGACAACTTGGGTCCTTGCTGTCGTGCGGTTCCTGGGTGCATCAAGCCATCAGGCGCCTGCCTCATCTTCGCCAGGTGATCATAATCGGGCCTGATCCCCGGACTGCCGAACAGGTACCCCTGTCGATCAGGCGTCACGTTGTCATCATACCGGACAGCAGGCTCCCGGAAATGCGGCGTCTTGATCAATCGATTCCGACCGACCATATTCGAATCAGTATCGATAAAGACGTCCTCTCGCCGGAAGAAGCCCGGACCAACTGGGATCAGGGGCATCTTCGGTTAGATGAGCTTTGTCGCATGATTGATTTTCTTGCTCGCAGCAAAAAAACAGATGGAATCGATATCTGCGGCGAGTGGCCGACCCGGCCGCATGAGCAGTTCAATCCGCAGGCCGTAGCGTGCATCCATAAAAATGAAGCGGCCAACCTGAGGATCATGCGATTGTTCAGCAGGCTTCTCCGGGGATCCGGTATATCTGTATGAAAAAAAGGACTGACCCCGGACTCTTGTTCCGGCTTTAGCCCCTGAATCATCTTTTGCGGAGTAACACATATCAGGCCCAGATATCTTCAAGCTTCCAGGCATTCTGTTTAGGTGAAAAACGTGTGGATTGCCGCGCAAAGCAAGTACATATTGCTAGAGTATCCAACAACAGGACTTGATCAAGGCCAGGCTTTTCCACCTATTTATCTTTTTATAAAAGGTCAAGGTCCCGCCTCTAAGAAAGGGTGGAGTTTTCCAATCAGGTGGGATAGAGCCCCCAACTGATTTCTCGATGTTTCAGCCTGCTAGCTGAGCTCATTTCTATCTATCGACGCCCCGACTTGCGCTGGAAGGCCCAGCCGCTTAACAGTAATGCAATGCCCAGAAACAGAATGCACCAGCCAATTGCCCACCAGGCGCTGCCATCGATCGGTGTATTCGTCAGAAGCCCTCGGATGGTTTCAATAATTGGCGTAATCGGCTGATTGTCAGCAATCACCCGAAGCCACTCTGGCATCGTGTTCGTTGGAACAAAAGCACTCGATAGGTAGGGAAGAAAAAGCAGCGCAAATCCATAACCGCTGGCAGCAGTCGGACTCGACGTCAGCAAGCCAATCGCAGCAAATAGCCAGGTGATGGTCAGGATAAACAGAAGTATGATGCCAATCGCCCCAAGCCATTCATAAAAGTGGGCAGATGGTCGGAAGCCGACCAGCAGGGCGATTGCGAAGACAACAGCTGTCGCAAGTGAATTTCTGACGACACTGGCAACAACATGGCCGTTAATGACAGCCACACTTCGAATCGGCAGCGTTCTGAATCGATCGATAATTCCGCTGGCCATGTCACCGGCCACATCAACGGCTGTGCTTGATGAGCCAAATCCGGCGCAAAGGAGAATAATCCCTGGAACAACATAAGTGACGTAGTCTCCGCCCGGATCAATCGCCCCGCCAAACACGTATGTGAACATCAACATGAGCATAATCGGCAGCACAATCGCCATGATCAAAGCTTCCGTGTCTCTTAAACTATGACGGATACTGCGCTTCACAAAAACCAGATTGGTGACTAGCCAAGTAGCTTTCTTTGCCTGTTGCGATGATGGACTCATTGGGTTCATTGTTTCGCTTCCTCCTTTTTATAAGACGTAAAAGCGAAAAATACGTCGTCGAGACTGGGCTGCCGAATGGACATTTTAGTTGTTTCGGGTAATGCGTCCATTTGGTTAGTGATGACGGCCTGAATATCCCGTAAGTAACCATTTGTCGGGCTTTCACTAATGACTTGGCCCTCAGCGTTCCGGAACTCGACAACTTCTCCGCCGATGCGCGCTTTTAGTTCAGACGCTGTCCCCTGGACAACCACTCGCCCATCAGCAATCAATGCAATATGATCCGCCAACTGGTCAGCCTCTTCCAGATATTGAGTCGTCAGAAAAATCGTCATCCCCTGCTTTTTCAGGTTCAAAATCATCGCCCACAATGATCTTCTGCTTGCTGTATCCAGTCCCGTCGTCGGCTCATCAAGAAATAAAATAGGTTTTGCGACAATCAGACTGATGGCCAGATCAAGGCGCCGGCGCATACCTCCGGAGTACGTTTTCACTCGTTTATGCGCTGCGCTGGCCAAATCAAACTGCCTGAGCATCTCTTCTGCCCGCTCGCGCGATTCTTTTACTGTCAATCCGAGCAGGCGGCCCATCATCTGCAGATTTTCCTCTGCGGTCAGTATCTCGTCAACCGCCGCAAATTGTCCAGTTAGACTAATCGCCGTTTTTATTTGCTCCTTATCCGTGTGCAAA from the Sporolactobacillus sp. Y61 genome contains:
- a CDS encoding NUDIX hydrolase; translated protein: MKKWKTLHSDYLYKTPYGNLRTDQCLLPNGMTINDYHVMEYDDWVNGVVLTKDGKLVLVEQYRQGGGDFFLEIPGGKMEKDESFEEGILREVREETGYASSARPVLLGNYMVNPAAQNNRLHIYLIREAVKTAEQNLDPTEDIAIHLIDIDQLDDLIRAHRVRISFFTAAACAMARPFINR
- a CDS encoding ABC transporter ATP-binding protein, which gives rise to MMIDLQHLFYRYSDQFEALKDVSLRIEPGEAVAFIGPNGSGKSTLMKLIGGLITAEKGQYLLNGEAVTAKKLKDRRFAQQLHKHIGLIFQNPDTQLFCGSVKEEIAFGPDQMGLTEDQVNIRVADSMRLLGISGLAERPPYHLSEGEKKRVAIAAVVALNPQVYIFDEPMNHLDPKSKRFLRQFMIKLNQLGKTLICSTHDFAYVEGIFRRAAVFSEDHRLIRCDDYESVMRDREFLLNHNII
- a CDS encoding energy-coupling factor transporter transmembrane component T — encoded protein: MKTVNLPDWLAEDEPCDTGSGKTSFVEKNITHLVRSLASLRDQRRTGSLPEKIHPAVKLPAVVLLILLISLGTAAYIQVMSVILLVLLSMMPLWLLKRVLALGLISAAFTLLTLIPALWFGFGGHIFLVTARVWLSVSFSSLLALTTSRHGLVRALKIVHIPDLVILIFDVTLKYIFILTEVTLHLFYALKARSVGSSGRHAVWGIAGTLFLKSKEMAEELYGAMVCRGFSGTYRLREKPAFHLADGLCAGFILLSVCLFFILK
- the cbiM gene encoding cobalt transporter CbiM — translated: MHIPDNYLSPETCLVMGAAMVPVLAVSIRRVRKKVQAGGVPLIGVGAALSFLVMMFNIPVPGGTTAHAVGGTLLSILLGPAAACLALSAALLIQALFFGDGGLLALGANLFNMAFVMPYAGYAFYRMLLRLTRRNILSAAVASWVALNLASLFAGIEFGVQPLLFSDARGLPLYAPYPPEIAVPAMLIPSLTVAGAAEIAFTAGVLSFLKKVSPAMLSQKQVLPAGKLMVALMTIILLTPLGLLAAADAWGEWSRHDLRNALGYLPHGMAEGFDFHAPLADYTFSGLPDVIGYILSALAGTAVLVIVFRLLKIHKKKDAEQ
- the hypB gene encoding hydrogenase nickel incorporation protein HypB — encoded protein: MNTIKVVRQLLEWNEDCSNEVKSILKEKKIYAINMMAAPGAGKTSLIIQLIEKLQPHYKVAVIEGDIAGQIDAEKLDALGVPVVQLNTNGACHIEAMSMKKMLDYFDLDDIDVLFIENVGNLVCPAEFEVGEDMKIALVSIPEGDDKVVKYPLLFSKADLVVLNKWDMMRFFDFNDQQVETDVNGLNGDAKVFRTSCLRGEGIDRLYEAIAAKVGEKVNV
- a CDS encoding DUF3842 family protein, encoding MKIAVLDGQGAGLGQSIIKKIRQELPQNTSIIAIGTNTFATSKMVRAGANIGISGEQGFCAFCHRESIDGIIAPIGMIQPGSIHGEVTRRIAHTFSDLTCQKYLLPMHHKQVMIPCTGKIPIKELIQAVIEDLKQKSRESPC
- a CDS encoding gamma carbonic anhydrase family protein, with translation MNQYGEYVPRIDPSAFIAPGAQVIGQVELAAGASVWFNAVLRGDESGIFIGEGSNIQDGSVVHVDTSDPVRVGKHVTVGHNVTLHGCTVEDGALIGMGATILNGAVVKKGALVAAGALVLENQVVEAGTLVAGVPAKKRRELTEENAAYLKYDAEHYMKQAKRYLEMGYGQSF
- a CDS encoding arginase family protein — its product is MTLLQDGITFLNFDGTYEYQHRLTRHLSHQWIDFRTLRGTSLYCSPEAFCAIRRKLAAHPGHGLTFIGSGNYHYVALALMEELSQPFTLILFDHHTDLNEGQLGSLLSCGSWVHQAIRRLPHLRQVIIIGPDPRTAEQVPLSIRRHVVIIPDSRLPEMRRLDQSIPTDHIRISIDKDVLSPEEARTNWDQGHLRLDELCRMIDFLARSKKTDGIDICGEWPTRPHEQFNPQAVACIHKNEAANLRIMRLFSRLLRGSGISV
- a CDS encoding ABC transporter permease: MSPSSQQAKKATWLVTNLVFVKRSIRHSLRDTEALIMAIVLPIMLMLMFTYVFGGAIDPGGDYVTYVVPGIILLCAGFGSSSTAVDVAGDMASGIIDRFRTLPIRSVAVINGHVVASVVRNSLATAVVFAIALLVGFRPSAHFYEWLGAIGIILLFILTITWLFAAIGLLTSSPTAASGYGFALLFLPYLSSAFVPTNTMPEWLRVIADNQPITPIIETIRGLLTNTPIDGSAWWAIGWCILFLGIALLLSGWAFQRKSGRR
- a CDS encoding ATP-binding cassette domain-containing protein yields the protein MPGFAIEVKGLKKSFGSHDVLRKIDFTVPKGSIFALLGPNGAGKTTLINILSTLVEPDAGSVKVAGYDLHTDKEQIKTAISLTGQFAAVDEILTAEENLQMMGRLLGLTVKESRERAEEMLRQFDLASAAHKRVKTYSGGMRRRLDLAISLIVAKPILFLDEPTTGLDTASRRSLWAMILNLKKQGMTIFLTTQYLEEADQLADHIALIADGRVVVQGTASELKARIGGEVVEFRNAEGQVISESPTNGYLRDIQAVITNQMDALPETTKMSIRQPSLDDVFFAFTSYKKEEAKQ